The following proteins are encoded in a genomic region of Planococcus lenghuensis:
- the hisD gene encoding histidinol dehydrogenase, with amino-acid sequence MLTAKEFDDVYTSQNQFDWSKVNDVLAIIKAVQTEGDAALDRYTKQFDGAETEVRAVPEAELKAAHDALPVDLKAALTQAKKNIEAYQRKIKWPQPEAEGLYPVLHPIRSAGIYVPGGKASYPSTVLMTALPARVAGVEELTVVTPPPVNPATLAACYMCGIDRVYTVGGAQAIAALAYGTESIARVDKIVGPGNQYVALAKKLVYGDVGIDSIAGPSELAVVVDASSNAEWAALDLLAQAEHDEMARTFLLSTDRAKLEEVSRLAAQFAEEAPRSAIIKESLKNNHYTILAEDRAEIIRLLNDIAPEHLAVQTEDAETYAADVRNAGALFIGGFSPEALGDYSAGPSHVLPTNGNARFQSGLSVNDFLTANAVIRVAETDYSRLADAALPIARSEELHAHAASIEARFGKRRDSE; translated from the coding sequence ATGTTGACAGCAAAAGAATTTGACGACGTCTATACATCTCAGAACCAGTTTGATTGGTCGAAAGTGAATGATGTACTGGCAATCATTAAAGCGGTGCAGACAGAAGGTGATGCCGCGCTTGACCGCTACACGAAGCAATTCGATGGTGCGGAAACCGAAGTCCGGGCGGTGCCGGAAGCGGAATTGAAAGCGGCACATGACGCCCTGCCTGTGGATCTGAAAGCGGCATTGACCCAGGCAAAAAAGAACATCGAAGCATATCAGCGTAAAATCAAATGGCCGCAGCCGGAAGCGGAAGGCCTGTATCCGGTTCTCCATCCGATCCGGAGCGCCGGCATTTACGTGCCCGGCGGCAAAGCGAGCTATCCGTCGACGGTGCTCATGACAGCACTGCCGGCACGTGTCGCCGGTGTGGAAGAACTGACCGTAGTCACACCACCGCCGGTTAACCCGGCAACCCTTGCTGCCTGTTATATGTGCGGCATTGACCGGGTGTATACAGTGGGCGGCGCGCAGGCTATCGCCGCACTCGCTTACGGCACGGAGTCCATTGCCCGCGTCGATAAAATCGTCGGACCGGGCAACCAGTACGTCGCATTGGCGAAAAAACTCGTATACGGCGACGTCGGCATCGATTCGATTGCGGGGCCGAGCGAACTTGCGGTCGTCGTCGATGCCTCGTCGAACGCTGAATGGGCCGCACTCGATCTGCTGGCACAAGCGGAGCATGATGAAATGGCGCGAACGTTTTTACTGTCCACTGACCGGGCAAAACTGGAAGAAGTAAGCCGGCTTGCTGCACAATTTGCGGAAGAAGCGCCACGGTCGGCGATCATCAAGGAAAGCCTGAAAAACAATCATTACACCATTTTGGCTGAAGACCGGGCGGAAATCATCCGCTTGCTGAACGATATTGCGCCGGAGCATCTGGCGGTCCAGACGGAAGACGCGGAAACATACGCGGCGGACGTCCGTAATGCCGGCGCATTATTCATCGGCGGCTTTTCACCGGAAGCGCTCGGTGACTATTCGGCAGGACCGAGCCATGTGCTGCCGACGAACGGCAATGCGCGTTTTCAGTCAGGGTTATCCGTCAATGATTTCCTGACGGCCAATGCGGTGATCCGCGTGGCGGAAACAGATTATAGCCGGCTGGCAGATGCGGCGCTTCCGATTGCACGCTCTGAAGAACTGCATGCGCATGCCGCGTCCATTGAAGCGCGCTTTGGAAAACGGAGGGATTCAGAATGA
- the hisG gene encoding ATP phosphoribosyltransferase, translating to MLTIALSKGRLLKSFLDYLNQNGHPGWYDALTNAQRELLVEKGEIRFLLVKGDDVPTYVEEGIADLGITGSDILAEQSSDVNELLKLPFGHCHFAIASKEELPAYRTIATKYVNVTRDYFDQAGQPVKIIKLNGSVELAAVIGMADAIVDIVQSGETLRMNGLEERIQLDEISARLVANKHAFFTKSAEIRAFINELQVN from the coding sequence ATGCTTACAATCGCATTATCAAAAGGGCGGCTCCTGAAGAGCTTCCTCGATTACTTGAACCAGAATGGCCATCCCGGCTGGTATGATGCGTTGACGAACGCACAGCGCGAGCTGCTTGTCGAAAAAGGGGAGATCCGCTTCCTGCTCGTCAAAGGAGACGATGTGCCGACCTATGTTGAAGAAGGCATCGCGGACCTCGGCATCACGGGGAGCGACATTCTCGCCGAACAGTCATCTGACGTGAACGAGCTGCTGAAGCTGCCGTTCGGCCATTGCCATTTTGCGATCGCTTCGAAAGAAGAATTGCCGGCATACCGGACGATCGCCACGAAATATGTGAACGTGACACGCGATTATTTCGATCAGGCCGGACAGCCGGTGAAAATCATTAAATTGAACGGATCGGTCGAACTGGCTGCCGTCATCGGTATGGCGGATGCCATCGTCGATATCGTCCAGTCCGGCGAGACGCTCCGCATGAACGGGCTGGAAGAACGGATTCAACTGGATGAGATCAGCGCCCGGCTTGTGGCCAATAAACACGCGTTTTTCACAAAATCGGCGGAAATCCGCGCCTTTATCAATGAATTGCAGGTGAATTGA
- a CDS encoding IS3 family transposase (programmed frameshift) → MRKFTETEKFEAVQQYLNGNASYRGIAEQIGIDHKSVRKWVGLYRAHGMDGLRLRSSCTNYSVTFKLDVLKDMMETGASLLATAVKYNISSPQTVLRWKRQLMDRPETLLSLEKEESAVKRDQRKTSDQQDALEKALAAAEAENERLRMELAYFKKAESLSSEKGVITNQERAQAVFELRHEFPVNQLIKVAGMARSTYYACVARMNRPDPDAALKEQIQAIYDEHDGNYGYRRICDQLVNQGIRVNHKKVQRLMGELGLKSTFRPVRTRKYNSYPGKGSHVAPNLLDRQFTADQPNEKWATDITEFKVCSQKLYLSPVLDLFNGEIITYTLGARPTYKLVSTMLDQALERLTPGDDLLLHSDQGWHYRIEPYRETLVANHITQSMSRKGTCLDNSVMENFFGIMKSEFLYKRTFATVEQFERELADYMEYYNCKRIKSKLNGRSPVHYRLQLQAAA, encoded by the exons ATGAGGAAATTCACAGAAACCGAAAAATTCGAAGCGGTCCAGCAATATCTGAATGGGAATGCCTCCTATCGGGGCATCGCTGAACAGATTGGGATTGATCACAAATCAGTCCGGAAGTGGGTTGGTCTGTATCGGGCGCACGGGATGGATGGTCTCCGGCTCCGTTCTTCATGTACAAACTACTCGGTTACGTTTAAACTGGACGTACTCAAGGACATGATGGAGACGGGCGCCTCCCTCCTGGCTACGGCTGTCAAGTACAATATCTCTTCCCCGCAGACCGTGCTTCGCTGGAAACGGCAGCTAATGGACCGGCCAGAGACGCTCCTCTCCCTCGAGAAGGAGGAGTCGGCGGTGAAACGGGACCAACGGAAGACGTCAGATCAGCAGGATGCACTGGAAAAGGCGTTGGCAGCTGCCGAGGCGGAGAACGAGCGCCTGCGCATGGAGCTTGCCTATT TCAAAAAAGCTGAGAGCCTTAGCTCAGAAAAAGGAGTCATCACCAACCAAGAACGGGCGCAAGCCGTCTTCGAGTTAAGGCATGAATTTCCGGTGAATCAACTGATCAAGGTGGCGGGCATGGCCCGCAGCACCTATTATGCATGTGTAGCGCGCATGAACCGGCCAGACCCGGACGCGGCACTCAAAGAACAGATCCAGGCCATCTATGATGAACACGACGGCAATTACGGGTATCGCCGCATCTGTGATCAACTGGTGAACCAGGGGATACGGGTGAACCATAAAAAAGTACAGCGCCTCATGGGCGAACTGGGATTGAAAAGCACCTTTCGACCGGTACGGACCCGGAAGTATAATTCGTATCCCGGCAAAGGCAGCCATGTGGCGCCGAACCTTCTGGATCGCCAGTTCACAGCGGATCAGCCGAACGAAAAATGGGCCACCGACATCACGGAATTCAAAGTGTGCAGCCAGAAGCTGTATCTGTCACCGGTGCTGGATCTGTTTAACGGTGAAATCATTACGTATACCTTAGGCGCGCGTCCAACCTACAAACTGGTGTCCACCATGCTGGACCAAGCGCTCGAGCGCTTAACACCGGGCGATGACCTTCTTCTGCATTCCGACCAAGGCTGGCATTACCGGATTGAGCCGTACCGTGAAACGCTTGTGGCGAACCACATTACCCAGAGTATGTCCCGAAAGGGTACCTGCTTGGATAATTCGGTGATGGAGAACTTCTTCGGCATCATGAAATCCGAATTTCTGTATAAGCGGACATTTGCGACAGTTGAGCAGTTCGAACGGGAATTGGCCGACTACATGGAGTACTACAACTGCAAGCGCATTAAGAGCAAACTGAATGGCCGGAGTCCGGTTCACTACCGACTCCAGCTACAGGCCGCTGCCTGA
- a CDS encoding ATP phosphoribosyltransferase regulatory subunit — protein sequence MTAFIFNPSLIRQKEQEVEFLTFFHSHHFDVIDLPVVEVFDWAGMTPDDLQLMPSRETWVQNGKVHTLRHDWTNAIVRYLQKYRLQSEQVAYSGPVYKNGEGAHQFGMEVFSDNPASQQRGLALLLEFIQRRMQKDIRTAVISHYALLKSILTTEQYENPDIRRALSQRSISRLRQLLGDHPLPQLLELQPESQLHKLRELFPQLQPILEELVDWEEEIRKSGIEAVYPDITALPSQSYYDGAFIQFYEPGRTTPFASGGQYTAQSKAFGMGIFY from the coding sequence ATGACCGCCTTCATCTTCAATCCGTCATTGATTCGCCAGAAAGAGCAGGAAGTGGAATTTCTGACGTTTTTCCATTCGCATCATTTTGATGTCATTGATCTGCCGGTCGTGGAAGTGTTCGACTGGGCAGGCATGACACCGGACGATCTGCAGCTCATGCCAAGCCGTGAAACATGGGTGCAGAACGGAAAAGTTCATACGCTCCGCCATGATTGGACGAATGCCATTGTGCGTTACTTGCAGAAATACCGGCTGCAATCTGAACAAGTGGCCTATTCAGGTCCTGTTTACAAGAACGGGGAAGGCGCCCATCAGTTCGGCATGGAAGTGTTTTCCGATAACCCGGCAAGCCAGCAGCGGGGGCTTGCACTGCTGCTGGAATTTATCCAGAGACGGATGCAAAAAGATATCCGCACAGCGGTGATCAGCCATTATGCGCTGCTGAAATCGATTCTGACTACTGAACAGTATGAGAATCCGGACATTCGCCGGGCACTGTCCCAGCGCAGTATTTCCAGGCTCCGCCAGCTGCTCGGCGATCATCCGCTGCCGCAGCTGCTGGAATTGCAGCCGGAGTCCCAGCTTCATAAACTGCGCGAGTTGTTTCCGCAGCTCCAGCCGATCCTAGAAGAACTGGTCGACTGGGAAGAGGAGATCCGGAAATCCGGCATTGAAGCGGTGTATCCAGATATCACGGCTTTGCCTTCGCAGTCTTATTACGATGGCGCTTTCATTCAATTTTACGAGCCGGGCCGGACGACACCGTTCGCATCCGGCGGCCAATATACAGCCCAGTCGAAAGCTTTCGGCATGGGAATCTTCTATTAA
- the hisJ gene encoding histidinol-phosphatase HisJ → MRIDGHVHSHFCPHGTDAPMEEYVQKAIGLGLEVITFTEHAPLPEGFADPVPGQDSSMRAEDVPAYLAEGRRLADKYTGQIEVRTGFEVDYIEGFEEGTNAFLTAYPDAARHSILSVHFLKLDDGYFCLDYSAEMFERKAEEVSVQSLYRAYERTLRLAIARPFGDLTPPVLGHINLIHKFRKRVKADDPIDWEDVLRQAETNDFTLDYNFAGIDKADYGEAYPDADILAIARLYSTPLQTGSDAHHPDDVGRYFAGDDELQKL, encoded by the coding sequence ATGCGAATCGACGGACACGTTCACTCTCATTTCTGTCCCCATGGAACAGATGCGCCGATGGAAGAGTATGTCCAAAAAGCAATCGGGCTGGGACTTGAAGTTATTACATTCACAGAACATGCCCCGCTGCCTGAAGGATTTGCCGATCCGGTACCGGGACAGGACAGCTCAATGCGTGCGGAAGACGTGCCGGCTTACCTGGCGGAAGGCCGCCGCCTTGCCGATAAGTATACCGGACAAATCGAGGTGCGGACAGGGTTTGAAGTCGACTACATTGAAGGGTTTGAAGAAGGCACCAACGCATTTCTGACAGCTTATCCGGACGCCGCCCGCCATTCAATTCTGAGCGTGCATTTCCTGAAGCTCGATGACGGCTATTTCTGCCTGGACTACAGCGCAGAAATGTTTGAAAGAAAAGCGGAAGAAGTCAGCGTCCAATCATTGTACCGGGCATATGAGCGGACACTCCGCCTTGCCATCGCCCGGCCGTTCGGTGATTTGACGCCGCCGGTGCTCGGTCACATCAATTTAATCCACAAATTCCGGAAGCGGGTAAAAGCGGATGATCCGATCGACTGGGAAGACGTGCTGCGGCAGGCAGAAACAAACGATTTTACACTCGATTATAATTTCGCCGGAATCGACAAAGCGGATTACGGCGAAGCTTATCCGGATGCAGACATTCTGGCTATTGCCCGGCTGTATTCAACCCCTTTGCAGACCGGATCTGACGCCCATCATCCCGATGACGTCGGAAGGTATTTTGCCGGCGATGACGAATTGCAAAAGCTATAG
- a CDS encoding alpha/beta fold hydrolase: MREARYFQTRNGLQLEYSVAGTGRPILMMHGGHSNCQEEFGYQELMDQGYAIITPSRPGYGKTDRLIGNSLKSACRAYAELLDHLEVERVHLVAMSAGGPSAITFAALYPGRVSSLTLQSAVTKEWLTPQDKEYKAARILFHPAREKYSWKLVSLCTNLSPKFLFRQMLPSFSTLKLKEVQPYIQEGDLEAFRKMNSRQRSGSGFFIDLQQTAQLDPAHSRQIRCPVLIIHSKHDQAVRLDHALHASGAIPDALMLIVDTWGHLIWFGKGSELVHQETAAFLREADILVGIT; the protein is encoded by the coding sequence ATGAGAGAGGCGCGTTATTTTCAGACCAGGAACGGCCTGCAGCTGGAATATTCAGTGGCCGGTACAGGGAGACCCATCCTCATGATGCATGGCGGCCATTCGAATTGTCAGGAAGAATTTGGCTATCAGGAATTAATGGATCAAGGCTATGCGATCATCACGCCTTCGCGTCCGGGTTATGGAAAGACCGACCGGTTAATCGGCAACAGTTTGAAATCTGCCTGCCGGGCCTACGCCGAATTGCTGGATCACTTGGAGGTGGAACGTGTGCATCTCGTCGCAATGTCTGCGGGCGGGCCAAGCGCCATCACCTTTGCGGCTCTTTATCCCGGCCGGGTGAGCAGTCTGACCCTGCAGTCGGCTGTCACAAAAGAATGGCTGACTCCTCAGGACAAGGAATATAAAGCAGCCCGAATTCTATTTCATCCGGCGCGCGAGAAATACAGTTGGAAGCTGGTCAGTCTCTGTACGAATCTTTCACCGAAATTTCTGTTCCGGCAAATGCTGCCGTCATTTAGCACGCTGAAATTAAAAGAGGTACAGCCCTATATACAAGAAGGGGATCTCGAGGCGTTCCGGAAAATGAACAGCCGGCAGCGTTCAGGCAGCGGCTTCTTTATCGATCTTCAGCAAACCGCCCAGCTGGATCCGGCCCATTCACGGCAAATCCGCTGCCCGGTTCTGATCATCCACAGCAAGCATGACCAGGCAGTCCGTCTGGATCACGCGTTGCATGCGAGCGGAGCGATTCCGGACGCGCTGATGCTTATCGTCGACACGTGGGGACATCTTATCTGGTTCGGGAAAGGCTCAGAACTGGTGCATCAGGAAACAGCCGCATTTTTAAGAGAGGCGGATATCCTGGTCGGCATTACGTGA
- a CDS encoding VOC family protein: MRFHQKPIMHVSQVNLKVQNIDRSLAFYTSVIGLSVLNRTETSGQLTADGKTVLVSLEQPEGVTPKQPRTTGLYHFAILLPERSDLAAIVRHFTQIDLQFGASDHLVSEALYFSDPDGNGIEIYRDRDPDEWTWNGEEVVMTVDPLDFDDLLENSEPKEWQGLPADTAIGHIHLHTGDLQRSEQFYTEGLGLDIVCRYGSQASFISAGKYHHHIGINTWNGVGAPPPSPHSAGLASYSLMLPDENTRLQIIERLKAKEAPVSEADHGFTTEDPSGNRIQLLV; encoded by the coding sequence ATGCGTTTTCATCAAAAACCCATCATGCACGTTTCCCAAGTGAATTTGAAAGTGCAGAATATCGACCGCTCATTGGCGTTCTATACGTCGGTCATCGGACTGAGTGTGCTAAACCGGACCGAAACATCCGGCCAGCTTACTGCGGATGGAAAGACGGTTTTAGTGTCTCTTGAACAGCCGGAGGGCGTCACGCCGAAACAGCCGCGCACCACCGGCCTTTATCATTTCGCTATTCTGCTGCCGGAACGGTCGGATCTTGCGGCAATCGTCCGCCACTTCACGCAAATCGACCTGCAGTTCGGTGCCTCCGACCATCTGGTCAGTGAAGCCCTGTATTTTTCTGATCCGGACGGAAATGGCATTGAAATTTACAGGGACCGCGATCCCGATGAATGGACATGGAATGGAGAAGAAGTCGTGATGACGGTTGATCCGCTCGATTTTGATGATTTGCTGGAGAACAGTGAACCGAAAGAATGGCAAGGCTTGCCGGCGGATACGGCAATAGGCCACATTCACCTGCATACAGGTGACTTGCAGCGGTCGGAACAGTTCTACACCGAGGGGCTCGGACTGGACATTGTGTGCCGATACGGCAGTCAGGCTTCCTTTATCTCTGCAGGGAAGTATCATCACCATATCGGGATCAATACGTGGAATGGAGTCGGCGCACCTCCCCCTTCGCCGCACAGCGCCGGGCTGGCGTCCTACTCGCTTATGCTGCCGGATGAAAACACGCGTCTCCAGATCATTGAGCGTTTGAAAGCGAAGGAGGCACCGGTTTCCGAGGCGGATCACGGCTTCACGACGGAAGATCCATCAGGCAACCGAATACAGCTTCTGGTCTAA
- a CDS encoding DUF948 domain-containing protein translates to MEEEVWYYIALGIIVAGIAAVIIAAAMSMKAIKGPMKEMKKSADDLKERMDRFQLETTALQHNVQELTDDMKYKTTAISVLTNAVKGTVNSVLDLNASIRSITAHITERTDRDPKQQKETNRFVDTAMDLVDLVKESNTLKPHSYTTHSERIIIREEPSDRIR, encoded by the coding sequence ATGGAAGAAGAAGTGTGGTATTACATAGCACTCGGAATCATCGTCGCGGGGATTGCGGCAGTCATCATCGCTGCTGCCATGTCAATGAAAGCGATCAAAGGACCCATGAAAGAAATGAAGAAGTCGGCGGATGACCTGAAGGAACGGATGGACCGGTTTCAATTGGAAACGACTGCCCTGCAGCATAATGTGCAGGAACTGACAGATGACATGAAGTATAAAACAACAGCGATTTCTGTACTGACCAATGCAGTGAAAGGTACGGTCAACTCGGTTCTGGATTTGAACGCCTCCATTCGGTCGATTACAGCGCATATTACCGAGCGGACAGACCGGGATCCCAAGCAGCAGAAAGAGACGAACCGCTTCGTCGATACAGCGATGGATCTTGTTGATTTGGTGAAAGAGTCAAATACATTGAAGCCCCATTCGTACACGACGCATTCGGAACGGATCATCATCCGGGAAGAACCATCAGATAGAATCCGTTAA
- a CDS encoding NCS2 family permease: MNNWLNNRFGLEKYGTNVKTEIMAGLIGFFTLIYIIAVNSLILSEAGIPLEGAILATIFVSVVSAFLMGFWANAPILLVPGMGINALFAYTMVQSMGLTWQEALAAVFVSGLIFMLVAFTRMGGLLSAAIPHSLKEAITVGLGMFLILVGLEKGGIVEQGDGVILVLGSLTDPYVQATALTFLIAIILFVRNVPGNFLITVVAGTIIGLLFGITGVGQEQQPFVLSDYLGVFGALSFDSLLTFPFWIAVFSLTMVLVFENIGLVHGHTAFIGRPEAYKKSFQATSISTMLSGIFGTSPTVATVETTASTAAGGRTGLTAIVFGILFLLSTFFIPLIKVIPDSAIAPILIIIGGLMLQNIRHLDLSDFSESFPALLIIALIPFTYSIADGIAVGFILYPILKIAIGKARDVSIPLYIIAALFFMNFVFHAMG, translated from the coding sequence ATGAACAATTGGTTAAATAACCGATTCGGGCTGGAAAAGTACGGCACGAATGTGAAGACGGAAATCATGGCCGGACTGATCGGTTTTTTCACACTTATCTACATCATTGCCGTAAATTCACTGATTTTATCGGAAGCGGGAATCCCGCTGGAAGGCGCAATACTGGCAACGATTTTCGTATCGGTCGTCAGCGCATTTCTGATGGGCTTCTGGGCGAATGCGCCGATTCTGCTCGTTCCGGGCATGGGGATCAATGCGTTATTCGCTTATACGATGGTCCAGTCAATGGGACTGACGTGGCAGGAAGCGCTCGCTGCAGTATTCGTTTCCGGCCTGATTTTCATGCTGGTGGCGTTCACTCGCATGGGCGGGCTGCTGAGTGCGGCGATTCCGCATTCGCTCAAAGAAGCCATCACCGTCGGGCTCGGAATGTTCCTCATTCTCGTCGGTCTTGAAAAAGGCGGCATCGTGGAGCAGGGGGACGGCGTCATTCTCGTGCTTGGTTCACTGACGGATCCGTATGTGCAGGCGACAGCGCTGACTTTCCTGATTGCCATCATTTTATTTGTCCGCAATGTGCCGGGGAATTTCCTCATCACTGTCGTAGCCGGAACGATCATCGGTCTCCTGTTTGGAATCACCGGTGTGGGACAGGAACAGCAGCCATTTGTGTTATCCGATTACCTTGGCGTATTCGGTGCATTGTCGTTCGACAGCTTGCTGACGTTCCCGTTCTGGATTGCTGTGTTCTCACTGACCATGGTCCTTGTGTTTGAAAACATCGGACTTGTCCATGGCCATACGGCATTCATCGGCCGCCCGGAAGCGTATAAGAAATCATTTCAGGCGACGTCAATCTCGACGATGCTGTCCGGCATTTTCGGCACGAGCCCGACAGTGGCGACGGTGGAAACGACTGCAAGCACAGCGGCAGGGGGCCGGACCGGCCTTACAGCCATTGTGTTCGGGATTCTGTTTCTGCTATCGACGTTCTTCATCCCGCTTATTAAAGTGATTCCGGACAGTGCTATTGCGCCGATCCTGATCATCATTGGCGGGCTGATGCTGCAGAACATCCGTCACTTGGATCTGTCGGATTTCAGTGAGAGCTTCCCGGCATTGCTGATCATCGCGCTTATTCCGTTTACGTACAGCATCGCAGATGGAATCGCAGTCGGTTTCATCTTGTATCCGATTCTGAAAATCGCGATCGGCAAAGCGCGTGACGTATCGATTCCGCTATATATCATTGCTGCATTGTTCTTTATGAACTTCGTGTTTCATGCAATGGGCTAA
- a CDS encoding NupC/NupG family nucleoside CNT transporter: MNFLWGILGIIVVLGIAFLLSSKRKSINPRTILVGLAIQLSFAFVVLEWEAGRAALQTFAEGVQNIIDYAGEGISFVFGPAANVEEFGFVFAFQVLTIIIFFSSLIAVLYHLGIMQVIIKLLGGLLAKMLGTSRPESMSAAANIFVGQTEAPLVVRPFIGNMTQSELFAIMTGGLASVAGSTLAGYALLGVPLEYLLAASFMAAPAGLIMAKMILPETEEPKHTDPVELEKDEETVNVIDAAARGAGVGLQLALNVGAMLLAFIALIALVNGIIGFIGEPFGFGDLTLQGILGFIFAPLAFAIGVPWDEAVLAGSFIGQKLVLNEFVAYAAFAPMIEELSPKTVIVVSFALCGFANLSSLAILLGGLGGLAPSRRPDIARLGMRAVAAGMLASLLSAAIAGMFV; this comes from the coding sequence GTGAATTTCTTATGGGGAATCTTAGGGATTATCGTGGTACTCGGTATCGCGTTTTTATTGTCATCAAAACGCAAGTCGATCAACCCGCGCACGATTTTAGTGGGCTTGGCGATTCAGCTGTCATTTGCATTTGTCGTGCTGGAATGGGAAGCCGGAAGAGCGGCGCTCCAGACATTCGCTGAAGGCGTCCAGAATATCATTGATTATGCAGGTGAGGGAATTTCGTTTGTATTCGGTCCTGCAGCGAACGTAGAGGAGTTCGGATTTGTCTTTGCGTTTCAGGTGCTGACGATCATCATCTTCTTCTCGTCCTTAATTGCGGTGCTGTATCACTTGGGAATCATGCAGGTCATTATCAAATTATTGGGCGGATTGCTGGCTAAAATGCTTGGCACGAGCCGTCCGGAATCCATGTCGGCTGCTGCGAATATTTTCGTCGGCCAGACTGAAGCGCCGCTGGTTGTCCGGCCGTTCATCGGAAATATGACGCAATCGGAATTATTCGCTATCATGACAGGCGGTCTTGCGTCAGTCGCCGGCTCTACGCTTGCTGGTTATGCACTTCTCGGAGTTCCGCTTGAATATTTGCTTGCGGCGAGCTTTATGGCTGCGCCAGCCGGTCTGATCATGGCGAAAATGATTTTACCGGAAACAGAAGAACCAAAGCACACTGATCCTGTAGAACTTGAAAAAGACGAAGAAACCGTCAACGTTATCGACGCAGCCGCGCGCGGTGCAGGCGTCGGTCTGCAGCTCGCGCTTAATGTTGGCGCGATGCTCCTTGCCTTCATTGCATTGATCGCACTCGTCAACGGAATTATCGGCTTTATCGGTGAACCGTTCGGTTTTGGTGATCTGACACTGCAAGGCATTCTCGGTTTCATCTTTGCGCCGCTCGCGTTCGCAATTGGTGTTCCGTGGGATGAAGCCGTGCTGGCAGGAAGTTTTATCGGCCAGAAACTTGTGCTCAATGAATTTGTAGCCTACGCTGCGTTTGCGCCGATGATCGAAGAACTGTCACCGAAGACGGTGATCGTTGTATCGTTCGCTCTGTGTGGATTTGCCAACTTGAGCTCGCTCGCCATTCTGCTTGGCGGTCTTGGCGGTCTTGCACCATCCCGACGCCCGGATATTGCCCGCCTCGGCATGCGTGCCGTTGCAGCCGGTATGCTCGCATCACTTCTGAGCGCAGCGATTGCAGGTATGTTCGTTTAA
- the pxpB gene encoding 5-oxoprolinase subunit PxpB, with protein MTYTFTSLGDRAVMIEAASEIGSDAQRQVRMITALLESESPSWVLEYIPAFTTVAIFYDPMLLTYRLAVQQLQTLLNRLAENRLPAARTIEIPVCYGGEFGPDLAFVASHNNLTEEDVIRLHTSGEYSVYMIGFAPGFPFLGGMPEQIAAPRKDSPRLRIPERTVGIAGKQTGIYPIETPGGWQLIGRTPLRLFLPENEVPSLLQAGDSITFKEISKDEYYAYKEQSHAEDQ; from the coding sequence ATGACTTACACATTTACGTCGCTTGGCGACCGGGCAGTCATGATCGAAGCCGCCTCTGAGATCGGTTCCGATGCACAGCGCCAGGTCCGGATGATTACAGCCTTACTGGAATCAGAATCCCCTTCCTGGGTTCTTGAATACATTCCTGCCTTCACAACAGTCGCCATCTTCTATGATCCCATGCTACTTACATACCGGCTGGCAGTTCAGCAGCTGCAGACATTGCTGAACCGGCTGGCAGAGAATCGGCTTCCGGCTGCACGCACGATTGAAATTCCGGTATGCTATGGCGGTGAATTCGGACCGGACTTAGCATTCGTCGCTTCCCATAACAATCTCACTGAAGAGGATGTCATCCGCTTGCATACAAGCGGCGAATATTCCGTCTATATGATCGGCTTCGCACCTGGCTTCCCTTTCCTTGGCGGCATGCCGGAACAAATCGCTGCACCCCGAAAAGATTCACCGCGCCTTCGCATTCCGGAACGGACAGTCGGAATCGCGGGCAAACAGACCGGTATTTATCCGATTGAGACGCCTGGCGGCTGGCAGCTGATCGGCCGAACTCCACTCCGCCTTTTCTTACCGGAAAATGAAGTGCCAAGCCTTCTTCAGGCGGGCGATTCAATTACATTCAAAGAAATTTCAAAGGATGAGTACTATGCATATAAGGAGCAGTCCCATGCTGAAGATCAATAA